From candidate division KSB1 bacterium, a single genomic window includes:
- the recR gene encoding recombination protein RecR — protein MQYPSVSMEKAISELTKLPGIGRKSAQRLVFYLLKSPKYEVQQLADALYAIKEKVIFCTICFNITEADPCHICASHKRDQTTLCVVEEANDLLALEKTGEYKGLFHVLGGALSPLEGIGPKDLHIKEMMARLDGTIQEVIIATNPNTEGEATSLYLEKLIKPLEIKVTRIARGLPVGGDLEYADEITLTKALEGRVVL, from the coding sequence ATGCAGTATCCTTCTGTCTCCATGGAAAAGGCCATTTCGGAGTTGACTAAACTTCCCGGGATTGGCCGAAAGTCAGCACAGCGGTTGGTGTTTTATTTACTAAAGTCGCCAAAGTATGAAGTACAGCAGCTTGCGGATGCACTGTATGCAATCAAAGAGAAAGTTATTTTTTGCACGATTTGCTTTAATATTACGGAGGCGGATCCGTGCCACATTTGTGCGAGCCACAAAAGAGATCAAACCACCCTCTGCGTTGTTGAAGAAGCAAACGATCTCCTGGCACTGGAAAAAACCGGCGAGTACAAAGGTTTGTTTCATGTTCTCGGCGGGGCGCTTTCACCGTTGGAGGGAATCGGACCTAAAGATTTGCACATAAAAGAAATGATGGCACGCTTAGACGGCACCATTCAGGAGGTCATTATCGCAACCAATCCAAACACCGAAGGCGAAGCCACATCGCTCTATTTGGAAAAGCTCATCAAGCCGCTTGAAATAAAAGTGACTCGAATCGCCCGCGGCCTTCCTGTTGGCGGCGACCTTGAGTATGCAGATGAAATTACCTTAACCAAAGCTCTCGAAGGAAGAGTCGTTCTTTAA
- a CDS encoding YbaB/EbfC family nucleoid-associated protein, translating to MGIGDIMKQAQKMQEKMQKIQDELADLQVEASSGGGMVTVVANGKQEILEVRIDKQVVDPEDVEMLEDLVVAAVNQAMEKAQELANDEMGKAAGGMLGNLPGGFKMPGF from the coding sequence ATGGGTATCGGCGATATCATGAAGCAGGCTCAGAAGATGCAGGAAAAGATGCAGAAGATACAAGACGAGCTTGCTGATTTACAAGTAGAGGCCAGTTCGGGGGGCGGAATGGTCACAGTAGTTGCAAACGGCAAACAAGAAATCCTGGAAGTTAGAATAGATAAACAGGTTGTCGACCCCGAGGATGTTGAAATGTTGGAAGATTTGGTGGTTGCCGCGGTTAATCAAGCCATGGAAAAAGCGCAAGAGCTGGCCAACGATGAAATGGGCAAAGCTGCCGGCGGCATGCTCGGGAATCTGCCCGGCGGTTTTAAGATGCCGGGATTTTAG
- the dnaX gene encoding DNA polymerase III subunit gamma/tau, with protein MSYVVLARKWRPMKFEEVVAQSHVTTTLSNAIKNDRLASAYLFSGPRGVGKTTTARIFAKAINCEKGPTPTPCNECSSCTEITGSRSLDVFEIDGASNRGIDEVRTLRENLRYAATRGKYKIYIIDEVHMLTTEAFNALLKTLEEPPAKVLFIFATTEPHKVPATILSRCQRYDFRRIPLNEIVQQLQNICTSEKINIDEKSLFLIARKSDGSLRDSQSLLDQAVSFCGQEIKIKEMSELLGIIDQELFFESSDCISNKDVVVGLQLVEKIFNHGYDMAEFLNGLAEHFRNMLIVRATDNLDLLEGMETYGEKYKEAAQSFSETDLLRLIQLATDTAYQVKRSSNPKLLLEMLIVKMIKMAKSVELDDLLSNLNNLESASESKSETSTKIVNKSEQPQVKTEPVEITQEKPVVKDGNGDYKAPQKNPENQNPEPPDMNAVVSLEKIKNDWSEIIDAVKSKKIHLGSFLNEGYPTGVHDGTLEISFGKENGFHINTIKQNRQLIQEIILEKTGFKLKINCKKNESEEFNKALKEQRVDDEPEVQEIQEIKVQEVTDDKNTLQIPIVKKVIELFDGEIISSKQVKNF; from the coding sequence ATGTCTTATGTGGTTTTAGCCAGAAAATGGCGACCGATGAAATTCGAAGAAGTTGTGGCTCAGAGTCATGTCACAACGACCTTGAGTAATGCCATCAAAAATGACCGGTTGGCTTCAGCTTATCTTTTTTCCGGGCCGCGAGGCGTGGGCAAAACCACCACCGCACGAATCTTTGCAAAAGCGATCAATTGTGAGAAAGGCCCAACTCCTACTCCCTGTAACGAATGTTCCAGCTGTACTGAAATTACCGGAAGCCGCAGCCTCGACGTTTTTGAAATAGACGGCGCCTCCAACCGCGGTATCGACGAAGTTCGGACTCTCCGGGAAAATCTGAGATACGCAGCCACTCGAGGCAAGTACAAGATTTACATCATTGACGAAGTGCACATGCTGACAACTGAGGCGTTTAATGCACTTCTGAAAACCCTTGAAGAGCCGCCTGCCAAAGTTCTGTTTATCTTCGCGACAACTGAACCTCACAAAGTGCCGGCCACCATTTTATCCCGCTGCCAACGATACGACTTCCGCAGAATTCCTTTGAACGAAATCGTTCAGCAGCTGCAGAATATTTGTACTTCTGAAAAAATCAACATCGACGAAAAATCACTTTTTTTAATCGCAAGGAAATCTGACGGCAGTTTGCGCGACAGCCAGAGTCTGCTGGATCAGGCGGTTTCTTTTTGCGGGCAGGAGATAAAAATTAAGGAGATGTCCGAGCTTCTGGGCATTATTGATCAGGAGTTATTTTTTGAATCTTCCGATTGTATTTCGAACAAAGACGTTGTCGTCGGTTTGCAACTTGTGGAGAAGATTTTCAATCACGGTTACGACATGGCGGAGTTTCTGAACGGTTTGGCTGAGCATTTTAGAAATATGTTAATCGTTCGGGCGACCGACAACCTTGACCTGCTGGAAGGAATGGAAACATACGGAGAAAAATATAAAGAGGCCGCGCAATCTTTTTCCGAAACCGATTTGCTGAGGCTCATTCAGCTTGCCACCGACACAGCATATCAAGTAAAGCGAAGCTCAAATCCAAAGCTGCTTTTGGAGATGCTCATTGTTAAAATGATTAAAATGGCGAAGAGCGTTGAATTAGATGATCTTCTCAGCAATCTCAACAATTTAGAAAGCGCTTCGGAATCAAAGTCGGAAACTTCGACCAAAATAGTTAATAAGTCTGAACAGCCGCAAGTTAAAACAGAACCGGTTGAAATCACACAAGAAAAACCGGTTGTAAAAGACGGAAACGGTGACTACAAAGCACCGCAAAAAAATCCCGAAAATCAAAACCCCGAGCCGCCGGATATGAATGCAGTGGTTTCTTTGGAAAAGATCAAAAATGACTGGTCTGAAATCATCGATGCGGTTAAAAGCAAGAAGATTCATTTAGGGTCTTTTCTAAACGAAGGGTATCCAACCGGAGTACATGACGGAACGCTGGAAATTTCTTTTGGTAAAGAGAATGGGTTTCATATTAATACAATTAAACAAAACAGGCAGCTTATTCAGGAAATCATTCTGGAAAAGACCGGGTTCAAATTAAAAATAAACTGCAAGAAAAATGAAAGTGAAGAGTTCAATAAAGCGCTGAAAGAGCAACGAGTGGACGATGAACCCGAGGTTCAGGAGATACAAGAAATCAAAGTTCAAGAAGTAACGGATGATAAAAACACATTGCAAATTCCGATAGTAAAGAAAGTCATAGAATTGTTTGACGGTGAAATAATCAGCTCAAAGCAGGTCAAAAATTTTTAA